One region of Desulforamulus hydrothermalis Lam5 = DSM 18033 genomic DNA includes:
- the flgF gene encoding flagellar basal-body rod protein FlgF → MLRGLYITMNSLDVQQAKLNNISNNLANLATPGYKKSNLLDNRFAESLQLALEANGPGGKRQPVGEGNLGNLVTQVQIDWQPGPLTETGQATDLALEGKGFFVVENDNGEQLYTRNGSFVIDAEGNLRTVEGYLVLGEGGPITVEDREHLVVREDGTIMTGAGREAEAVDKLQLVEFPDTARLQKADGNYFTDPDGTAEPAAATTVVQGWLEKSNVDPVQAMIDIIPVARIYEAGQKLVQVNDDLLDKAINQVARVK, encoded by the coding sequence ATGCTGCGCGGTTTATATATAACCATGAACAGTTTGGATGTTCAGCAGGCAAAATTAAATAATATTTCCAACAACCTGGCCAACCTGGCCACTCCGGGTTATAAGAAGAGCAACCTGTTGGACAACCGCTTTGCGGAAAGCCTGCAGCTGGCCCTGGAAGCCAACGGCCCGGGCGGTAAGCGGCAGCCCGTGGGTGAGGGGAACCTGGGCAACCTGGTGACGCAGGTACAGATTGATTGGCAGCCCGGCCCCTTAACCGAAACCGGCCAGGCCACCGATTTGGCGCTGGAAGGCAAAGGTTTTTTTGTGGTTGAAAATGACAACGGTGAACAACTCTATACCCGCAACGGCTCCTTTGTGATAGACGCCGAAGGTAATTTGCGAACGGTTGAAGGGTACCTGGTGCTGGGCGAAGGGGGGCCCATTACTGTTGAAGACCGGGAGCACCTGGTTGTCCGGGAGGACGGTACCATTATGACAGGGGCAGGCCGGGAGGCCGAGGCGGTGGATAAGCTGCAGCTGGTTGAGTTTCCGGACACCGCCCGGCTGCAAAAGGCGGACGGCAACTACTTTACCGACCCGGACGGTACTGCCGAACCGGCTGCCGCCACCACTGTGGTGCAGGGCTGGCTGGAAAAATCCAACGTGGATCCGGTGCAGGCCATGATTGATATTATCCCGGTGGCACGCATTTATGAAGCCGGCCAGAAACTGGTGCAGGTCAACGACGACCTGTTGGATAAAGCCATTAACCAGGTGGCACGGGTTAAGTAA
- the flhA gene encoding flagellar biosynthesis protein FlhA has translation MAAPSTLAANLKQYSDLVIAGLIIGIVLLIIVPLPPGMLDFFLILSMSLGLVIMLITMFTTEPLQFSIFPSLLLVTTLYRLALNISSTRLILGEGAAGKVIEAFGQFVVGGNYVVGAVVFIIITVIQFVVITNGSGRVAEVGARFTLDAMPGKQMSIDADLNSGLITEDEARAKRERLQREADFFGAMDGASKFVRGDAIAGIVILIINILGGFVIGVVQLGLPMEEALKRFTILTIGDGLVAQIPALLISTAAGILVTRATSEGTFGKDIAKQFLNFPRVLLLAGVILGFIGLIPAMPNLLFLSMAAVLLYAAKTVSRERTRQALAEQQAQALQAQKMQKREPENVFSYFQVDPLEIEIGYNLIALTDESQGGDLLQRLAAVRRQCAAEMGILVRPIRIRDNMQLSYNAYVIKIRGVEVASGELMPGHHLAMDPLGQELQFNGIPTTEPTFNLPAWWVAGADRELVELHGFTVVDCSTVLVTHLTEILKQHAHELLGRQEVKELIEVVKEKNPAVVEELVPDMLSLGEIQKVLQNLLKERVPIRDLVTVLEALADGARINKDPDYLTDCARQSLSRTICQRYTDDRGKLSVITLHPRLEQAVQEAIQPTQFGAYPVLEPQLVRKLLDKLNTVVEDVTMRGLNPVVLCSPRVRLPFRRLIERYLPNLAVLSLNEIPANLDVEAIGTVSID, from the coding sequence GTGGCAGCACCGTCAACTCTGGCAGCCAATTTAAAACAGTACAGCGACCTGGTCATTGCCGGTTTAATCATCGGCATTGTGCTGCTGATTATTGTACCCTTACCACCCGGCATGCTGGATTTCTTTCTTATTCTCAGCATGTCGCTGGGGCTGGTGATCATGCTGATTACCATGTTCACCACTGAGCCACTGCAGTTTTCCATTTTCCCCTCGCTGCTGCTGGTAACCACGCTGTACCGGCTGGCTCTCAACATTTCTTCTACCCGCCTGATTTTGGGCGAAGGGGCTGCCGGTAAAGTGATTGAGGCCTTTGGCCAGTTTGTGGTGGGCGGCAACTATGTGGTGGGCGCAGTGGTTTTTATTATCATTACCGTAATCCAATTTGTGGTCATTACCAACGGTTCCGGCCGGGTGGCCGAAGTGGGCGCCCGCTTTACCCTGGACGCTATGCCTGGCAAGCAGATGAGCATTGACGCCGACCTTAACTCGGGTTTGATCACCGAGGACGAAGCCCGGGCCAAAAGGGAACGCCTGCAGCGAGAAGCAGATTTCTTTGGCGCCATGGACGGTGCCAGCAAATTTGTGCGGGGAGATGCCATTGCCGGCATCGTAATTCTAATTATCAATATTTTAGGCGGTTTTGTCATTGGCGTAGTTCAACTGGGACTGCCCATGGAAGAAGCATTGAAGCGGTTTACCATTTTAACCATTGGCGACGGCCTGGTGGCCCAGATACCTGCCCTGCTGATCTCTACCGCGGCGGGTATTCTGGTTACCCGGGCCACTTCAGAGGGTACTTTTGGCAAAGATATTGCTAAGCAATTTTTAAATTTTCCCAGGGTACTGCTGCTGGCAGGCGTTATTTTAGGCTTCATCGGTTTAATTCCCGCCATGCCCAACCTTTTATTCCTATCCATGGCCGCGGTGCTGCTTTATGCCGCAAAAACCGTCAGCCGGGAGAGAACCAGGCAGGCCTTGGCGGAACAGCAGGCCCAGGCCCTGCAGGCCCAGAAAATGCAAAAGCGGGAGCCGGAAAATGTTTTCAGCTACTTCCAGGTAGACCCGCTGGAAATAGAGATTGGCTATAACTTGATTGCTTTAACCGACGAGTCCCAGGGGGGCGACTTGTTGCAGCGGCTGGCCGCCGTGCGCCGGCAGTGTGCAGCGGAAATGGGCATCCTGGTGCGGCCCATCCGCATCCGCGATAACATGCAGTTATCCTATAATGCCTATGTTATTAAAATTCGCGGCGTGGAAGTGGCAAGCGGCGAGCTGATGCCGGGCCACCACCTGGCCATGGATCCCCTGGGACAGGAATTGCAATTTAACGGGATTCCCACCACCGAACCCACCTTTAACCTGCCGGCCTGGTGGGTTGCCGGGGCAGACCGGGAGTTGGTGGAATTGCATGGTTTTACGGTGGTAGATTGCTCCACCGTGCTGGTAACCCACCTGACCGAAATACTTAAGCAGCACGCTCACGAGTTGCTGGGCCGGCAAGAAGTGAAAGAGCTTATTGAAGTGGTTAAAGAAAAGAACCCGGCAGTGGTGGAAGAACTGGTGCCGGATATGCTTTCCCTGGGCGAGATTCAAAAGGTGCTGCAAAACCTGCTGAAAGAAAGGGTGCCCATCCGGGATTTGGTGACCGTTTTGGAAGCCCTGGCTGACGGTGCCCGGATCAATAAAGACCCGGATTACCTGACCGACTGTGCCCGCCAGAGCCTTTCACGCACCATTTGCCAGCGTTATACCGACGACCGGGGCAAACTGTCGGTGATTACCCTGCACCCCAGGCTGGAGCAAGCTGTCCAGGAGGCCATTCAGCCCACACAGTTCGGTGCTTACCCGGTGCTGGAGCCCCAATTGGTGAGAAAACTGCTGGACAAGTTGAACACGGTGGTGGAAGACGTTACCATGCGGGGCTTAAACCCGGTGGTGCTTTGTTCTCCCAGGGTGCGTTTGCCCTTCCGGCGGCTGATTGAGAGATACCTGCCTAACCTGGCTGTGCTTTCCTTAAATGAAATACCGGCCAACTTAGATGTGGAAGCCATTGGGACGGTGAGTATTGATTGA
- a CDS encoding MinD/ParA family protein has product MRSPNFNFLQPVSQPGDAGARVIAVTSGKGGVGKTNLTVNLAVGLNRRGYRTAIFDADLGMANAEVLLGISPRYTLYDYLYNGKSMIEIIAVAPAGVSVISGGSGFVELANLDYQARKRLGRGLQELDRCFDFVLVDTGAGISKTVLGFVAAAQEALVVLTPEPTSLTDAYGLIKILAKYNVHNQIMVVVNRAGDEKEAWRTYQTLQTTTERFLQVRLINLGFLPDDKTVVQAVKQQQPFIMQAPAAPAAQHLVQVANRLLAGRQAESPGGLQSFFGKLMRLFG; this is encoded by the coding sequence ATGCGGAGCCCCAACTTTAACTTTTTGCAGCCTGTCAGTCAGCCGGGCGATGCCGGGGCCAGGGTGATTGCCGTCACCAGCGGCAAGGGCGGCGTGGGCAAAACCAACCTGACGGTCAACCTGGCGGTGGGATTAAACCGCCGCGGTTACCGCACAGCCATTTTTGATGCTGACTTAGGCATGGCCAACGCCGAGGTGCTGCTGGGCATATCGCCGCGCTATACGCTTTATGATTACTTGTATAACGGCAAAAGCATGATCGAAATTATAGCGGTTGCCCCCGCCGGGGTGTCTGTTATTTCCGGCGGCTCCGGATTTGTGGAGCTGGCCAACCTGGACTACCAGGCGAGAAAAAGGCTGGGGCGGGGCCTGCAGGAGCTGGACCGCTGCTTTGATTTTGTGCTGGTGGATACCGGCGCCGGCATCTCCAAGACGGTACTGGGTTTTGTGGCCGCCGCCCAGGAAGCGCTGGTGGTGCTGACGCCCGAACCGACATCCCTGACGGATGCCTATGGGTTGATTAAAATACTGGCGAAATATAATGTGCACAACCAAATTATGGTGGTGGTAAACCGGGCCGGGGACGAAAAAGAGGCCTGGCGCACCTACCAAACGCTGCAAACCACCACCGAACGGTTTTTGCAAGTGCGGCTCATCAACCTGGGTTTCCTGCCGGATGACAAAACGGTGGTGCAGGCAGTTAAGCAGCAGCAGCCCTTTATTATGCAGGCACCGGCGGCACCGGCGGCCCAGCACCTGGTGCAGGTTGCCAACCGCTTGCTGGCGGGGCGGCAGGCCGAGTCCCCCGGGGGTCTGCAGAGTTTTTTCGGCAAGCTAATGCGTTTGTTTGGGTAA
- a CDS encoding chemotaxis protein CheD has product MELAKGNAEIQVGIADYKVASSPQRLITLGLGSCVGVALYDPVTKIGGLLHIMLPDSSQFNNVTKPAKFADTGIPLMIEEIRRRGGSPGRLTAKLAGGAQMFSGLDEKFVLNIGQRNAAKVREILSKLGIRILAEELGGNRGRTMIFDTATGQVIIRTIGTPNKVI; this is encoded by the coding sequence ATGGAATTAGCAAAGGGAAATGCGGAAATCCAGGTAGGCATTGCTGATTACAAGGTAGCATCATCCCCCCAGCGCCTGATTACCCTGGGTCTGGGTTCCTGCGTGGGAGTGGCGCTGTACGATCCTGTTACCAAAATCGGGGGGCTTTTGCACATTATGCTTCCCGACAGCAGCCAATTTAACAACGTAACCAAACCGGCCAAATTTGCGGATACCGGCATACCGCTGATGATTGAGGAGATCAGGCGCCGGGGCGGCAGCCCCGGCCGGCTGACCGCCAAACTGGCGGGAGGGGCGCAAATGTTTTCCGGCCTGGATGAAAAATTTGTTTTAAACATCGGCCAGCGCAACGCCGCCAAGGTGCGCGAAATTTTAAGCAAACTGGGCATTCGCATTCTGGCCGAAGAACTGGGCGGCAACCGGGGCCGCACCATGATTTTTGATACTGCCACCGGGCAAGTTATTATTCGGACCATCGGCACGCCCAACAAGGTGATATAA
- a CDS encoding flagellar hook-basal body protein, translating into MIIKTLASGASGMRAHQLKLDTIGNNIANINTTGYKKSRVNFADMVQQALGDEGIPAAADPRPAGGSGVRTVTVARLFEQGDLLQTGRELDLAIEGEGFFKVMPADGEDDREYYTRDGSFYITTIDDEPVLVNAGGYKLDWDGQLDPETYSSYQVNEKGEVYGLKKDGTIDKDPIGTIQLYTFAAPANLMSKGNNLYLPTAASGEATAGTPGEEGVGYLRSGYLERSNVDLAVEMIGMIEAQRAYAANSRTVQTADEMWDRANNLRK; encoded by the coding sequence ATGATTATCAAGACCCTGGCCAGCGGCGCCTCGGGCATGCGGGCGCACCAGTTAAAACTTGATACTATTGGCAATAACATTGCGAACATCAATACCACCGGCTATAAAAAAAGCAGAGTTAATTTTGCCGATATGGTCCAGCAGGCCCTGGGGGATGAAGGTATCCCGGCCGCGGCGGATCCCCGGCCGGCGGGCGGCTCGGGCGTCCGGACGGTTACCGTAGCCCGGCTGTTTGAACAGGGAGATTTGCTGCAAACCGGCCGCGAGCTTGATTTAGCCATCGAGGGGGAGGGCTTTTTCAAGGTGATGCCTGCCGACGGTGAGGATGACCGGGAATATTACACCAGGGACGGTTCCTTTTATATCACCACAATTGACGACGAGCCGGTGCTGGTTAATGCCGGCGGCTACAAGCTGGACTGGGACGGCCAGCTGGATCCGGAAACCTACAGCTCTTACCAAGTAAACGAAAAGGGTGAAGTTTACGGCCTTAAAAAGGACGGCACCATAGATAAAGACCCCATTGGCACCATCCAGCTTTATACCTTTGCGGCGCCGGCCAATTTAATGAGCAAGGGGAACAACCTGTACCTGCCCACGGCAGCCAGCGGCGAGGCCACAGCCGGTACGCCCGGGGAGGAGGGGGTTGGCTATCTGCGGTCGGGTTATTTGGAGCGCTCCAATGTAGACCTGGCGGTGGAAATGATCGGCATGATTGAGGCCCAGCGGGCCTATGCCGCCAACTCCCGCACCGTCCAGACAGCCGATGAAATGTGGGACAGGGCCAATAATTTGCGTAAATAA
- the fliM gene encoding flagellar motor switch protein FliM, protein MSKDVLSQGEIDSLLAALMAGDVPQEAVEAKEHKKLKLYDFRRPNKFTKEQLRTLQVLHEGYARLLSNFLSGYLRSTITIEVASIGQFTYEEFINSVPTPTVMTIFSLAPLKGTALMETNLQFLFPVIDLQFGGPGEMPPRVRELTDIELSVANRIIKRLLDHLTITWKDIVNIAPKVESIDANPHLHQLMSPNDIVAVITFSAGVGEEVRGLINLCLPYSLLDSVLSRFSMANQFVRETEQEEQDLRALEYWLAESDVEISVVAGHADISVREFLQLQVGDVLPLNRGYTQDLDLYVDDELKYKVQVGTVGQSLAVQVTSLAEEAWEIV, encoded by the coding sequence TTGTCCAAGGATGTTCTCAGCCAGGGGGAGATAGATTCACTGTTGGCTGCTTTAATGGCAGGCGATGTGCCCCAGGAAGCCGTTGAAGCCAAAGAACATAAAAAATTAAAACTTTATGATTTTCGCCGGCCCAATAAATTTACCAAGGAACAGCTGCGCACCCTGCAGGTTTTGCACGAGGGCTATGCCCGGCTGCTGTCCAACTTTTTATCCGGTTACTTGAGGTCGACCATTACCATTGAAGTGGCTTCCATTGGGCAGTTTACATACGAGGAGTTTATTAATTCAGTGCCTACTCCCACGGTGATGACCATTTTCAGCCTGGCCCCCTTAAAGGGGACAGCCCTGATGGAAACCAACCTGCAGTTTTTGTTCCCGGTGATTGACCTGCAATTTGGGGGGCCCGGCGAAATGCCGCCCCGCGTCAGGGAACTGACTGACATTGAGCTTTCAGTGGCCAACCGGATTATTAAACGGCTGCTGGATCATTTAACCATTACCTGGAAAGATATTGTTAATATTGCCCCCAAGGTGGAATCCATCGACGCCAACCCGCACCTGCACCAGTTGATGTCGCCCAACGACATTGTGGCGGTGATAACCTTTTCCGCCGGTGTGGGCGAGGAAGTGCGGGGGCTGATTAACCTATGCCTGCCCTACAGCCTGCTGGATTCTGTGCTGTCGCGGTTTTCCATGGCCAACCAGTTTGTGCGGGAGACCGAGCAGGAAGAACAGGACCTGCGGGCGCTGGAATACTGGCTGGCGGAATCCGACGTGGAGATCAGTGTGGTGGCAGGCCATGCTGACATCAGCGTGAGGGAGTTTCTGCAGCTGCAGGTGGGGGATGTACTGCCCTTAAACCGGGGCTATACCCAAGATCTTGATTTGTATGTGGATGATGAGCTTAAATATAAAGTCCAAGTGGGAACGGTAGGCCAGAGCCTAGCGGTTCAGGTAACCTCACTGGCCGAGGAGGCGTGGGAAATTGTCTAA
- a CDS encoding chemotaxis protein CheC, which translates to MAEHRLLTETHLDVLKEIGNIGLGNAATALATMVNKRIDMAVPRSRFLSLEEVMELIGGLEEIVCCVSLRLEGDVPGQILFIFNLESTFNLVDMLMGMDKGTTRELDEMGESVVKEIGNVLTGSFLSAIGTMTGLTMIPTVPMFATDMLGAVLSTSLVAGGYVEDHILTIETLLFEDQEEIKGHFFLFTDQNSLQTLFNSLGLTL; encoded by the coding sequence ATGGCCGAACACCGACTTTTAACCGAAACCCACTTGGACGTGCTGAAGGAAATCGGCAATATTGGTCTGGGCAATGCAGCTACCGCTCTGGCTACCATGGTTAATAAACGTATTGATATGGCCGTGCCCCGGAGCAGGTTTCTTTCCCTGGAAGAGGTAATGGAGCTGATCGGCGGGCTGGAAGAAATAGTTTGCTGTGTCAGCCTGCGGCTGGAAGGGGATGTGCCGGGCCAGATACTGTTTATTTTTAATCTGGAAAGCACGTTTAATCTGGTTGACATGCTGATGGGCATGGACAAGGGAACCACCCGGGAACTGGACGAAATGGGCGAATCGGTGGTGAAGGAAATCGGCAATGTATTAACCGGTTCTTTCCTCAGCGCCATCGGCACCATGACCGGCTTAACCATGATTCCCACCGTGCCTATGTTTGCCACCGATATGCTGGGGGCCGTGCTGAGCACTTCCCTGGTGGCCGGCGGTTATGTGGAAGATCATATTTTAACCATAGAAACCTTGCTGTTTGAAGACCAGGAGGAAATTAAGGGGCACTTCTTCTTATTTACCGACCAGAATTCACTGCAAACTCTGTTTAACTCTTTAGGATTAACACTTTAA
- a CDS encoding flagellar brake protein, with product MTVEKLRIGQKVTVIPTDQNQNYFSTVYDIDDRGIYVPIPFAGNHPLVLSQGQRVHVKYMGEDSSYMFVTEAIGRKIEQDKLPMYIFKHPAEAAIQRIQMREFVRVPAMLEVQYLTLPEKDQGSVKKAYTVDISGGGMKIAVKEPVPQGAALLVCFSLYIKAKKKQQEFRLPAAAVRCTLVDDEARVYHVGLKFLDITRAQQDSIMAFVFERMVDIKRRQ from the coding sequence GTGACAGTAGAAAAATTAAGGATCGGACAAAAGGTTACGGTTATTCCCACCGATCAAAACCAAAATTATTTCAGCACGGTTTACGATATTGACGACAGGGGCATTTATGTTCCTATTCCCTTTGCCGGCAACCATCCCCTGGTGTTGAGCCAGGGCCAGCGCGTACATGTCAAGTATATGGGCGAAGACAGCTCCTACATGTTTGTCACCGAAGCCATCGGCCGTAAAATTGAGCAGGACAAGCTGCCTATGTATATTTTCAAGCACCCGGCAGAAGCGGCCATTCAAAGAATTCAAATGCGTGAGTTTGTACGGGTGCCGGCCATGCTGGAAGTGCAGTACCTGACGCTGCCGGAAAAAGACCAGGGAAGCGTCAAGAAGGCATATACCGTTGATATCAGCGGCGGCGGCATGAAAATAGCAGTTAAGGAACCTGTGCCACAGGGCGCCGCTTTGCTTGTATGTTTTTCACTGTACATTAAAGCCAAAAAGAAGCAGCAGGAATTTCGGCTGCCGGCTGCGGCGGTGCGCTGCACGCTGGTTGATGACGAAGCCAGGGTGTATCATGTGGGCCTGAAATTTTTAGACATTACAAGGGCCCAGCAGGATTCAATCATGGCCTTTGTGTTTGAACGCATGGTGGATATTAAACGCAGACAGTAA
- a CDS encoding CheR family methyltransferase has product MTDFIRFKEKIYHSFGLDLNSYKENQLKRRLDNLLARKQYSDYQAFYNYLTSQPQAWHEFLDYLTINVSEFFRDVKMFQTLETKVLPELMRQRGSLKIWSAACSNGCEPYSIAIILEEISPGKRHHIDATDIDNTILRAAAAGVYSGDAVRNVPKDRLIKYFSQQQGKYHIAGSIKGKVSFKQHNLLADNYPRGYDLIACRNVTIYFTREAQDKVNQKFAQSLNPGGYLFIGGSETIFNYADLGFEKAAPCFYRKK; this is encoded by the coding sequence ATGACTGATTTTATTCGTTTCAAAGAAAAGATATATCATTCCTTCGGGCTGGATCTTAACAGTTACAAAGAAAACCAGTTAAAAAGACGGCTGGATAATTTATTGGCCCGCAAGCAGTACAGTGATTACCAGGCTTTTTATAACTACTTAACCAGCCAACCGCAGGCCTGGCATGAATTTTTAGATTACCTTACCATCAACGTGTCTGAATTCTTCCGGGACGTTAAAATGTTTCAAACCCTGGAAACTAAAGTTTTACCCGAGTTGATGCGGCAAAGGGGAAGTTTAAAAATCTGGAGTGCTGCCTGCTCCAACGGCTGCGAACCCTATAGCATTGCCATTATTCTGGAGGAAATATCCCCCGGCAAAAGGCATCACATTGATGCCACCGACATAGATAATACCATCCTGCGGGCGGCGGCAGCAGGTGTTTATAGCGGTGACGCCGTGCGCAATGTGCCAAAGGACCGGTTGATCAAATATTTTTCCCAGCAGCAGGGGAAATACCACATTGCCGGGTCGATAAAAGGCAAAGTTTCTTTTAAGCAGCATAACCTGCTGGCCGATAACTATCCCAGGGGTTATGATTTAATTGCCTGCCGCAATGTCACCATTTATTTTACCCGGGAAGCCCAGGACAAGGTAAACCAAAAGTTTGCCCAAAGTTTAAACCCCGGCGGTTATTTGTTTATAGGCGGCAGCGAAACCATTTTTAATTATGCCGACCTGGGCTTTGAAAAAGCCGCACCGTGTTTCTACCGAAAAAAATAA
- the flhF gene encoding flagellar biosynthesis protein FlhF, which produces MKIKKYTVNRMQEALQLIKQDLGPEAVIVSSYKINGPGWLGWLRKKLEVTAVLDDTPVPEPPSLPPAEAAVQVKVQPDPLSQPPQPNLPPANMLGHQTVRSRQAVAFNGAVERVQLPETRFQPLLDEALLQLAESDLETKVKGMELRSKNNMYRRWLDKLRQMDVQENIARVLLEAALREVREQATDDMIELLLINKTAEVLKSAYREAADARFMTFVGQPGVGKTTTLAKLATRLKLLHKKKIALLTVYTYRYGCQDPLKVYGDTLDVPVEVVMTPAELRQAIDSHADKDHLLIDTVGRSAKNTGQVLELKGFLEVIPGPHDIFLVLNASTKDRDLFRTIKEFRLAHFNKFIFTRLDETETLGSLLNVVSRTGLPIAYYSDGQNIPDDLARAHPKKLANLLFRSADAYAEPQL; this is translated from the coding sequence TTGAAGATAAAAAAATATACCGTCAACCGGATGCAAGAAGCCTTGCAGCTGATTAAACAGGATTTGGGCCCTGAGGCGGTGATAGTCAGCAGCTACAAAATTAACGGGCCTGGCTGGCTGGGTTGGCTGCGCAAAAAGCTGGAGGTAACCGCCGTGCTGGATGACACGCCGGTGCCGGAGCCCCCCAGTCTGCCGCCGGCCGAGGCGGCTGTGCAAGTGAAGGTTCAGCCGGATCCGCTGTCCCAGCCGCCCCAGCCCAACCTGCCGCCTGCTAATATGCTCGGCCACCAAACGGTAAGAAGCCGGCAGGCTGTTGCCTTTAACGGTGCTGTGGAACGGGTGCAGTTGCCGGAAACCCGTTTTCAACCGCTGTTGGATGAGGCGCTGCTGCAGCTGGCGGAATCAGACCTGGAAACGAAGGTGAAAGGCATGGAGCTTCGCAGCAAAAATAACATGTACCGGCGCTGGCTGGATAAGCTGCGGCAGATGGATGTGCAAGAGAATATTGCCCGGGTCCTGCTGGAAGCAGCCCTGCGGGAAGTGCGGGAGCAGGCCACCGATGATATGATAGAGTTATTATTAATCAACAAAACGGCAGAAGTATTAAAATCCGCTTACCGCGAGGCAGCGGATGCTCGTTTTATGACCTTTGTGGGGCAGCCCGGCGTAGGCAAAACCACCACGCTGGCTAAGCTGGCCACCCGCCTGAAACTGCTGCACAAGAAAAAAATTGCCCTGTTGACTGTTTATACCTACCGCTACGGCTGCCAGGATCCCCTGAAGGTTTACGGCGATACTTTGGATGTGCCGGTGGAAGTGGTGATGACGCCGGCTGAATTGCGTCAGGCCATTGACAGCCATGCCGATAAGGATCACCTGTTAATTGACACTGTGGGCCGGTCAGCCAAAAATACCGGTCAGGTGCTGGAATTAAAAGGTTTTTTAGAAGTGATACCCGGCCCGCACGATATTTTCCTGGTGCTTAATGCCAGCACCAAAGACCGGGATTTGTTTCGCACCATTAAGGAATTTCGCCTGGCCCACTTTAATAAATTTATCTTTACCAGGCTTGACGAAACGGAAACCCTGGGCTCCCTGCTCAACGTGGTGAGCCGCACCGGGCTGCCCATAGCCTATTACAGCGACGGGCAAAACATTCCCGATGACCTGGCCAGGGCACATCCCAAGAAATTGGCCAATTTGTTGTTCAGGAGCGCCGATGCGTATGCGGAGCCCCAACTTTAA
- a CDS encoding response regulator yields the protein MSKRVLIVDDAAFMRMMIKNILTKNGYEVVGEAENGAVALQMYKELKPDLVTMDITMPEMDGIQGVKAIRAVDPNANIIMCSAMGQQSMVMEAIQAGAKDFIVKPFQQDRILQAVERVLSRG from the coding sequence ATGAGCAAGCGTGTATTAATTGTGGACGATGCTGCTTTTATGCGCATGATGATTAAAAATATACTGACCAAAAACGGTTATGAAGTGGTGGGAGAAGCAGAAAACGGTGCGGTGGCCCTGCAAATGTATAAGGAGCTGAAACCGGACCTGGTGACCATGGACATTACCATGCCCGAAATGGACGGCATTCAAGGGGTTAAGGCCATCCGGGCGGTGGATCCCAATGCCAATATTATCATGTGCAGCGCCATGGGCCAGCAGTCTATGGTTATGGAAGCTATTCAGGCCGGCGCCAAAGACTTTATTGTTAAGCCTTTTCAGCAGGACCGCATTCTGCAGGCCGTTGAGCGGGTACTGTCCAGAGGATAA
- a CDS encoding FliA/WhiG family RNA polymerase sigma factor encodes MSVNIAWEKYLASRDEAARRQLILHYLPLVKHLAGRLAVKLPAFIPKEDLEGYGVIGLMEALDKFDPAMGSSFDTYAYHRIRGAMLDEVRRQNWLPRTTWQKFQAVKSTRERLEREQGKVVSDELLAKEMGITTEELHRLLGHGSRMYWQSLDEELTGLDGSSVSKLDTVEDAGSPDPLSIVEEKENKRLLTLAIEKLGQRDKLILSLYYWEGLTLKEIGRVLEVSESRVCQLHAQVMKKLRHTLQEMICC; translated from the coding sequence ATGTCGGTTAACATAGCTTGGGAAAAGTATTTGGCAAGCAGGGACGAGGCAGCCCGGCGGCAGTTGATTCTGCATTACCTGCCTCTGGTAAAACACCTGGCCGGCCGGCTGGCTGTCAAACTGCCTGCTTTTATACCAAAGGAAGACCTGGAGGGTTACGGTGTCATTGGTTTGATGGAAGCCCTGGATAAGTTTGACCCGGCCATGGGCAGCAGTTTTGACACTTATGCCTACCACCGCATCCGGGGAGCCATGCTGGATGAGGTGCGCCGCCAAAACTGGTTGCCCCGGACCACCTGGCAAAAGTTTCAGGCTGTCAAGAGTACCCGGGAACGATTGGAGAGAGAGCAAGGCAAGGTGGTATCGGATGAGCTGCTGGCCAAAGAAATGGGCATCACCACAGAGGAACTGCACCGTCTGCTGGGGCATGGCAGCCGCATGTATTGGCAGTCTTTGGACGAGGAGCTGACCGGCCTGGACGGCAGTTCCGTCAGTAAACTGGATACCGTTGAAGACGCCGGCTCGCCGGATCCCTTGAGCATTGTGGAAGAAAAGGAAAACAAAAGGCTTTTAACGCTGGCCATAGAAAAACTGGGCCAGCGGGATAAGCTGATCCTGTCCCTGTACTACTGGGAAGGACTGACATTAAAGGAAATCGGCCGTGTGCTGGAGGTATCGGAATCCAGGGTTTGCCAGCTGCATGCCCAGGTCATGAAAAAACTGCGGCACACCCTGCAAGAGATGATCTGCTGTTAA